A stretch of Oncorhynchus mykiss isolate Arlee chromosome 26, USDA_OmykA_1.1, whole genome shotgun sequence DNA encodes these proteins:
- the adamts18 gene encoding A disintegrin and metalloproteinase with thrombospondin motifs 18, with translation MLRRGRNKRSLPSMRGPVHYRLSAFGWDMHLDLQHSMVVAEGFTVQVLGTEGITTLAQEPAHQDCLYQGFIHNFTASSAAISTCSGLSGLIRMSDEEYFIAPLPQHLAAEHNYSSPSGHHPHVVYKRSAEHKVHGGQGSIHSSQPDNPYLQHHHQHHHDDQHGKLQRQHFCGRRKQYTPKPPAEDRLVMPDEFELPGRAKRSPITSNKVGGLNVETLVVADRKMLEKHGRENVTTYVLTVMNMVFSLFKDGTIGTDINIVVVSLLLLEQDPLGLSINHHADQSLNSFCQWQSGLIGKRHDHAVLLTGLDICSWKNEPCDTLGFAPISGMCSKYRSCTINEDTGLGLAFTIAHESGHNFGMIHDGEGNPCRKAEGNIMSPTLAGNNGVFSWSACSRQYLSRFLGTAQASCLVDEPRQIGQYKYPEKLPGQLYDADTQCKWQFGSKAKLCNLDFVKDICKSLWCHRTGHRCETKFMPAAEGTSCGTDLWCRRGQCVKYGDHGPRAVNGQWSGWFEWSDCSRTCGGGVMYRERSCTSPRPQHNGKFCQGSARLNQLCNTKPCQPSGVDFRAQQCAEYNSKPFRGWYYKWKPYTKVEAEDICKLYCIAEDFAFFFAMASKVKDGTSCSDHRGDVCIEGACEPVGCDQVLGSKATLDACGVCRGDNSTCKFFKGQYVLQHRANEYYAMVTIPPGARSIHVQEMEISTSYLAVRTLKRKYYLTGDWTVDWPGKFQFGGTVFDYQRSFNRPESLYAAGPTNETLVFEILLQGKNPGVVWEYTLPRSERKPNYTWGVVRSDCSAPCAGGQISTKAICFQDQRTQVNSTQCNPQTRPVLSSHLCNTQPCPAYWTTGNWGPCSQSCGGGQQTRHIQCLRKVTYQREEVVAHSLCPVISPAQVLPCHNQACPPEWSSGVWSQCSKSCGRGMRKRGVFCRSTDPGAKAVVVPDSMCKPHLKPKAQETCVLRRCPKNDRLQWFTTPWGECSTSCGPGVRRRELRCGERDSQGGYTDFPMRRCRNLPKPSGDLQQTCSRGPCPEPRLVAPGRTASAVVLGWYSSPWQQCSVSCGGGVQSRSIQCLRQGRPAAGCLNHQRPVTSRACNTHFCPAPPAHVPAPAPTFKGEQSCVDFFSWCHLVPQHSVCNHKFYGQQCCKSCNGKKAIRLEDSLFP, from the exons TCAGGTCTGATCCGGATGTCTGATGAGGAGTACTTCATCGCCCCCTTGCCCCAGCACCTAGCTGCAGAGCACAACTACAGCTCCCCGAGTGGACACCACCCACACGTGGTCTACAAACGCTCGGCTGAACACAAAGTCCATGGTGGCCAGGGATCTATCCACAGCTCGCAACCTGACAACCCATATCTGCAGCACCATCATCAGCATCACCATGACGACCAGCACGGGAAGCTGCAGAGACAACACTTCTGTGGACGCCGCAagcaat ACACTCCCAAGCCCCCTGCTGAGGATCGTCTCGTCATGCCTGATGAGTTTGAGCTCCCAGGCAGGGCGAAGCGATCACCCATCACATCTAACAAGGTGGGGGGCCTGAATGTGGAAACGCTGGTTGTGGCAGACAGGAAGATGCTGGAGAAACACGGCAGAGAGAATGTCACCACCTACGTCCTCACTGTTATGAACATG gTTTTCAGCCTTTTCAAAGACGGCACCATCGGAACTGATATCAACATTGTGGTGGTCAGCCTGCTTCTTCTAGAGCAAGATCCA CTCGGCCTGTCCATCAACCACCACGCTGACCAGTCTCTCAACAGTTTCTGCCAGTGGCAGTCGGGCCTGATTGGGAAGCGCCACGACCATGCTGTGCTCCTCACCGGCCTGGACATCTGCTCTTGGAAGAATGAGCCATGTGACACCCTGG GTTTTGCTCCTATAAGTGGAATGTGTAGTAAATACCGGAGCTGTACGATTAATGAAGACACAGGACTGGGCTTAGCTTTCACCATCGCTCATGAATCAGGCCACAA TTTTGGGATGATCCATGATGGAGAGGGGAATCCTTGTCGGAAAGCAGAAGGAAACATCATGTCTCCAACCCTGGCAGGAAACAACGGGGTCTTCTCCTGGTCTGCCTGCAGTCGCCAATACCTCAGCCGCTTCCTTGG AACAGCTCAAGCGTCGTGTCTGGTGGATGAGCCCAGGCAGATTGGGCAGTATAAATACCCAGAGAAGCTCCCAGGCCAGCTTTATGATGCTGACACACAGTGCAAGTGGCAGTTTGGCTCCAAGGCTAAACTGTGCAACCTGGACTTTGTCAAG GACATCTGTAAGTCACTGTGGTGCCACAGGACAGGTCACCGGTGTGAGACCAAGTTCATGCCCGCCGCCGAGGGCACCAGCTGTGGGACTGACCTG TGGTGTCGGCGAGGCCAGTGTGTGAAGTATGGTGACCACGGTCCGAGAGCTGTCAACGGTCAGTGGTCAGGATGGTTTGAGTGGTCGGACTGTTCCAGGACCTGTGGGGGAGGGGTTATGTACCGGGAGCGATCCTGCACCAGCCCCAG GCCACAACACAACGGGAAGTTTTGCCAGGGCTCCGCTCGTCTCAACCAGCTCTGTAACACAAAGCCGTGCCAGCCAAGCGGAGTGGACTTCCGTGCCCAGCAGTGTGCTGAGTACAACAGCAAACCCTTCAGGGGATGGTACTACAAATGGAAGCCCTACACCAAGGTGGAAG CTGAGGATATCTGCAAGCTGTACTGCATCGCTGAGGACTTTGCCTTCTTctttgccatggccagcaaagtcAAGGACGGGACATCCTGCTCAGACCACAGAGGTGACGTGTGCATCGAAGGAGCCTGTGAG CCGGTGGGTTGTGACCAGGTCCTGGGCTCTAAGGCAACTCTGGATGCCTGTGGAGTTTGTAGAGGGGATAACTCCACCTGCAAGTTCTTCAAAGGCCAGTACGTCCTCCAGCACAGAGCTAACG AATACTACGCCATGGTGACCATCCCACCTGGAGCACGGAGCATCCATGTTCAGGAGATGGAGATCTCCACCAGCTACCTGGCTGTACGCACCCTGAAGAGGAAGTACTATCTGACAGGGGACTGGACGGTGGACTGGCCTGGAAAGTTCCAGTTCGGTGGGACGGTGTTTGACTATCAGCGCTCTTTCAACCGCCCAGAGAGCCTGTACGCGGCCGGACCCACTAATGAGACCCTGGTCTTTGAA atCCTGCTGCAGGGTAAGAACCCGGGTGTGGTGTGGGAGTACACCTTGCCTCGCAGTGAGAGGAAACCCAACTACACATGGGGAGTGGTTCGCTCCGACTGCTCTGCCCCGTGTGCTGGAG GTCAGATCTCAACAAAGGCCATCTGTTTTCAAGATCAGCGGACCCAAGTCAACTCGACACAGTGCAACCCTCAGACCAGACCAGTGCTCAGCTCTCACCTGTGCAACACGCAGCCCTGCCCAGCCTA CTGGACGACAGGGAACTGGGGGCCCTGCAGTCAGTCCTGTGGGGGCGGCCAACAGACACGTCACATCCAGTGCTTGCGTAAGGTGACGTACCAGCGAGAGGAGGTGGTGGCTCACTCCCTGTGCCCCGTCATCTCCCCGGCCCAGGTGCTGCCTTGCCACAACCAGGCTTGCCCACCTGAGTGGAGTTCTGGGGTCTGGTCACAG tGTTCCAAGTCGTGTGGGCGTGGGATGAGGAAGCGCGGCGTGTTCTGCAGGAGCACTGACCCCGGAGCAAAGGCCGTGGTGGTGCCGGACAGTATGTGTAAGCCACACCTCAAACCCAAGGCCCAAGAGACCTGCGTTCTGCGCCGCTGCCCCAAGAATGACCGGCTGCAGTGGTTCACAACACCCTGGGGCGAG TGCTCCACATCCTGTGGCCCAGGGGTCAGAAGGAGAGAGCTACGTTGTGGGGAGAGGGATTCACAGGGGGGCTACACAGACTTCCCTATGAGAAGGTGCAGGAACCTTCCCAAACCCTCTGGGGATCTCCAGCAGACCTGCAGCAGGGGGCCGTGCCCAGAGCCTCGACTTGTCGCCCCAGGAAGGACAGCCAGTGCTGTGGTCCTGGGCTGGTACTCTTCTCCTTGGCAGCAG tgttctGTATCCTGTGGGGGAGGGGTACAGTCCCGTTCTATCCAGTGTCTGAGACAGGGACGTCCTGCAGCTGGATGCCTGAACCACCAGAGACCCGTAACATCCCGGGCCTGCAACACACACttctgtcctgctcctcctgcCCACGTTCCTGCTCCTGCGCCAACGTTCAAAG GCGAGCAGTCTTGTGTCGACTTCTTCAGCTGGTGTCATCTGGTTCCTCAGCACAGTGTGTGCAATCACAAGTTCTACGGACAGCAGTGCTGCAAGTCCTGCAATGGCAAAAAAGCTATAAGATTGGAGGACTCCTTATTCCCATGA